From a region of the Acinetobacter larvae genome:
- the alaS gene encoding alanine--tRNA ligase, with translation MSTRYMTSAEIREAFLRYFESQGHTRVASSSLVPANDPTLLFTNAGMNQFKDCFLGLDKRDYVRATSSQKCVRAGGKHNDLDNVGYTARHHTFFEMLGNFSFGDYFKRDAIRFAWEFLTSAQWLGLDQEKLYVTVYHTDDEAFDIWHKEIGLAAERIIRIGDNKGEKYASDNFWAMGDTGPCGPCSEIFYDHGAHIWGGLPGTAEEDGDRFIEIWNNVFMQFNRTADGVLHPLPAPSVDTGMGLERISAVLQHVNSNYEIDLFQDLLKAAAEIIGVELSQDVLNAAEEHKTIDYPASLKVVADHARSCCFLIADGVNPSNEGRGYVLRRIIRRAVRHGNKMGAQGTFFYKMLQPLIATMGEAYPQLAEQRQRIEATLIREEELFAKTLEQGLKLLEAELAQLSSKVIPGATVFKLYDTYGFPTDLTADIARERGFEIDEAGFEVEMAAQRQRARDAGKFAVDYNTLIKTDACTQFDGYEQTQGQGHIIAIYKDGEEVTALQEGDEAIIILDQTPFYAESGGQIGDTGFFKNEHGIFEVQDTKKSGKAIVHHGVLTMGSIATQQQVEATVQADLRAAISRNHSATHLLHAALRQILGSHVQQKGSLVASDVLRFDFAHDQPVSFEQLQQVERLVNQEVIANTAVQTELLDIESAKEKGAMMLFGEKYGDEVRVLTMGTLRDNKAFSIELCGGIHVRRTGDIGLFKITAESGVAAGVRRIEAITGSAALAWVQKTEADVQHINSLLKAQKDQTVDRVQAAVEQNSALQKQIEQLNQKLAHVQATELLSQVQTIADRSTLICSIPATDAKALRHLHDGIKSKLADAVIILIGVDGDKVSLIASVAKELTATLKAGDIIKHLATELGGKGGGKPDLAQGGAPLNEKLDSVVAELPAWLAR, from the coding sequence GTGAGTACTCGTTATATGACATCCGCTGAAATTCGTGAAGCATTCTTGCGCTACTTTGAATCGCAAGGCCACACACGTGTCGCATCGAGTTCTCTGGTTCCCGCCAATGATCCGACATTGCTCTTTACCAATGCTGGGATGAACCAGTTTAAAGATTGCTTCCTCGGCTTAGACAAACGTGACTATGTTCGCGCAACCTCTTCACAAAAATGTGTCCGTGCTGGTGGTAAACACAATGACTTAGATAACGTTGGTTATACTGCACGTCACCACACCTTTTTTGAAATGTTGGGTAATTTCTCATTTGGTGACTATTTCAAACGTGACGCCATCCGCTTTGCCTGGGAGTTCCTGACTTCTGCACAATGGCTCGGGCTAGACCAAGAAAAACTCTACGTAACGGTCTACCATACCGATGACGAAGCTTTTGATATTTGGCATAAAGAAATTGGTCTTGCGGCAGAACGTATTATCCGTATTGGCGACAACAAAGGCGAAAAATACGCTTCAGATAACTTCTGGGCAATGGGTGATACCGGTCCATGTGGTCCTTGTTCTGAAATTTTCTATGACCACGGTGCGCACATTTGGGGCGGTCTACCGGGCACAGCAGAAGAAGACGGTGACCGTTTCATCGAAATCTGGAATAACGTCTTTATGCAATTCAACCGTACCGCTGACGGTGTACTGCATCCCCTACCTGCACCATCTGTCGATACAGGCATGGGCTTAGAGCGTATTTCTGCAGTTTTACAACATGTCAATTCCAACTATGAAATTGACCTATTCCAAGACTTACTCAAAGCCGCAGCAGAGATCATCGGTGTAGAGCTGTCTCAAGATGTACTCAACGCAGCAGAAGAGCATAAAACCATAGACTATCCTGCCTCGCTTAAGGTTGTCGCAGACCATGCACGTTCTTGCTGCTTCCTAATAGCCGATGGCGTTAACCCATCCAATGAAGGTCGCGGCTATGTACTACGCCGTATTATCCGTCGTGCTGTCCGTCATGGTAATAAAATGGGCGCGCAAGGTACCTTCTTCTATAAAATGCTGCAACCCCTGATTGCAACAATGGGCGAAGCCTACCCGCAGCTGGCAGAACAACGTCAACGGATTGAAGCAACCTTGATTCGTGAAGAAGAACTGTTTGCCAAAACACTTGAACAAGGGTTGAAATTACTAGAAGCTGAGTTAGCGCAACTCTCTAGCAAAGTTATTCCGGGTGCCACAGTCTTTAAACTTTATGACACCTATGGTTTCCCTACCGACCTCACCGCAGACATTGCCCGTGAACGTGGTTTTGAAATTGATGAAGCTGGTTTTGAGGTGGAAATGGCTGCGCAGCGCCAACGCGCCCGTGATGCCGGTAAATTTGCTGTCGATTACAATACCCTCATCAAAACCGATGCATGTACACAATTTGACGGTTATGAACAAACCCAAGGTCAGGGGCACATCATTGCCATCTATAAAGATGGTGAAGAAGTCACAGCATTACAAGAGGGTGATGAAGCGATTATCATCCTAGACCAAACCCCATTCTATGCAGAAAGTGGTGGTCAAATCGGTGATACTGGTTTCTTTAAAAATGAACATGGCATCTTTGAAGTACAAGATACCAAGAAATCTGGCAAAGCCATTGTCCATCACGGTGTCCTGACCATGGGCAGTATTGCGACTCAGCAACAAGTTGAAGCAACTGTGCAAGCCGATCTCCGTGCAGCGATATCTCGCAACCATTCTGCCACGCACTTATTGCATGCAGCACTACGTCAAATCCTCGGTAGCCACGTGCAACAAAAAGGCTCTTTGGTTGCCAGTGATGTGCTGCGTTTTGACTTTGCCCATGATCAACCCGTAAGCTTTGAACAATTACAGCAAGTTGAACGCTTGGTTAACCAAGAAGTAATTGCCAATACCGCTGTACAAACCGAACTACTGGATATCGAAAGTGCCAAAGAAAAAGGTGCAATGATGCTATTCGGTGAAAAATACGGTGATGAAGTCCGTGTTTTAACCATGGGAACGCTACGTGACAATAAGGCATTCTCGATTGAGCTTTGCGGTGGTATACACGTCCGTCGTACTGGTGATATTGGTTTATTTAAAATTACTGCTGAGAGTGGTGTTGCTGCTGGGGTACGCCGTATCGAAGCAATTACCGGTAGCGCAGCACTTGCTTGGGTGCAAAAAACGGAAGCTGATGTTCAACACATCAACAGCTTACTTAAAGCGCAAAAAGATCAAACTGTAGATCGGGTTCAAGCCGCAGTAGAGCAAAATAGTGCGCTACAAAAGCAAATTGAACAACTCAACCAAAAACTGGCTCACGTCCAAGCGACCGAACTTTTAAGCCAAGTTCAAACAATCGCAGATCGTTCTACACTGATCTGCAGCATTCCTGCCACAGATGCCAAAGCTTTGCGGCATTTGCATGACGGCATCAAGTCTAAATTAGCCGATGCTGTTATTATCCTCATCGGTGTAGATGGCGACAAAGTCAGTCTCATTGCATCTGTTGCCAAAGAATTGACTGCGACGCTCAAAGCGGGTGACATCATCAAACATCTTGCCACTGAACTCGGCGGTAAAGGGGGTGGTAAACCTGATTTAGCACAAGGTGGCGCGCCACTGAACGAGAAATTGGACAGTGTTGTGGCTGAGCTCCCTGCTTGGCTGGCACGCTAA
- a CDS encoding bifunctional metallophosphatase/5'-nucleotidase produces the protein MTNKYAKVIYGIVFSSMILVGCHDDKDDEKPSVISKKPLEVNILHINDSHSHLDEETLQLLLETSAGTRESIQVSNGGFARVAAFINELAGTEKNPIKIHAGDALTGDLYFTLKEGEAEADLMNTVCFDSFTLGNHEFDNADAGLKKFIDFLNNKGNCKNKTQVLSANVQFGASSPLYKSDLVKPYTIIEREGQKIALIGLTIADKTKNASRPNADTIFHDERVTAQKYIDQLKQQGINKIIVQSHLGYGLEQELARQLSGVDVIVGGDSHTLLADSKLKNYGISPEGNYPTLLKNKDGDQVCVVQAWQYAYVVGQLKVNFDADGKVSNCQGRANVLIDDNFKRSAKDAMVLNSQELAMIRQDVAQSNTLKIVKPDPYALRILEPYSIAKALLGQEKVAIAEDNLCLRRVPGSSKDTSRSVLGDVCNKSDFIHQHGGDVQQLVAEAFLQQGKKYFKADISIQNGGGVRVDLPKGNITVEKIYTVLPFKNTLVQLKATGQEIKAVLEDAMDAVVKNNSGSYPYAGGLTWHVDLTQAKGQRISNLQVRNAQGQYQALNPNQYYQVITINFLADGQDFYSSFKNITGDRRVDVGLDYAEAFLQYIENLAGNKGAKQLKRLATEQYSTQRYKE, from the coding sequence ATGACCAACAAATATGCTAAAGTGATTTATGGCATCGTTTTTTCAAGTATGATTTTAGTGGGATGCCATGATGATAAAGACGATGAAAAACCCAGTGTTATAAGTAAAAAACCATTAGAAGTGAATATTTTACATATTAATGATAGCCACTCACATCTGGATGAAGAAACCCTACAATTGCTGTTAGAGACCTCAGCTGGAACGCGTGAATCGATACAGGTATCCAATGGTGGTTTTGCGCGTGTTGCTGCTTTCATAAATGAGTTGGCAGGTACTGAGAAGAATCCAATTAAAATTCATGCTGGTGATGCTTTAACGGGTGATCTGTATTTTACTTTAAAAGAAGGTGAGGCAGAAGCCGACCTCATGAATACCGTTTGTTTTGATAGTTTCACCTTAGGCAATCATGAGTTTGATAATGCCGATGCGGGTTTAAAGAAATTTATAGACTTTTTAAATAACAAAGGGAATTGTAAAAATAAAACCCAAGTATTGAGTGCCAATGTGCAATTTGGTGCCAGCTCGCCATTGTATAAAAGTGATTTGGTTAAACCTTATACCATTATTGAAAGAGAAGGGCAGAAAATTGCGCTCATAGGCTTAACCATTGCTGATAAAACTAAAAATGCTTCACGTCCCAATGCCGATACTATATTTCATGATGAACGCGTTACGGCACAAAAATATATCGATCAGCTTAAACAACAAGGTATTAATAAAATTATTGTGCAATCACATTTAGGCTATGGTTTAGAGCAAGAGCTAGCACGCCAGCTATCGGGTGTTGATGTGATTGTTGGAGGTGATTCGCATACTTTATTGGCAGATTCTAAACTCAAAAATTATGGTATTAGCCCTGAAGGTAATTATCCGACTCTATTAAAAAATAAAGATGGTGATCAGGTCTGTGTGGTACAGGCTTGGCAATATGCCTATGTGGTGGGGCAACTCAAAGTAAACTTTGATGCCGATGGCAAAGTAAGTAATTGTCAGGGTCGAGCCAATGTATTAATCGATGACAATTTTAAGCGTAGTGCGAAAGACGCAATGGTCTTAAATAGCCAAGAGCTGGCTATGATTCGCCAAGATGTCGCCCAAAGTAATACATTAAAAATCGTCAAACCCGATCCATATGCATTACGTATATTAGAGCCTTATAGCATTGCAAAAGCATTATTAGGGCAAGAAAAAGTTGCCATTGCCGAAGATAATCTTTGTTTACGTCGAGTACCGGGTTCAAGCAAGGACACATCGAGATCAGTATTGGGAGATGTGTGTAATAAATCAGATTTTATTCATCAACATGGTGGTGATGTACAGCAATTGGTTGCCGAGGCATTTTTACAACAAGGCAAAAAATATTTTAAAGCAGATATCTCCATTCAAAATGGTGGTGGTGTACGAGTCGATTTACCCAAGGGCAATATTACGGTAGAGAAAATATATACCGTACTGCCATTTAAAAATACCCTAGTGCAATTAAAAGCCACTGGGCAAGAAATTAAAGCGGTATTAGAAGATGCTATGGATGCCGTGGTCAAAAATAATTCAGGCAGTTATCCTTATGCTGGTGGTTTGACATGGCATGTTGATTTAACCCAAGCCAAAGGACAGCGTATATCCAATTTACAAGTACGCAATGCACAAGGTCAATATCAAGCATTGAACCCCAACCAATATTATCAAGTGATCACAATTAACTTTTTAGCAGATGGACAAGACTTTTATAGCAGCTTTAAAAATATTACAGGTGATCGTCGGGTTGATGTTGGCTTGGATTATGCTGAGGCATTTTTACAGTACATCGAAAATTTAGCAGGGAATAAAGGCGCAAAACAGCTAAAACGTTTAGCGACGGAGCAATATAGTACACAACGTTATAAGGAATAA